The Panacibacter microcysteis genome includes a window with the following:
- a CDS encoding FAD/NAD(P)-binding protein: MKNTPTIAIIGGGFCGMMTAVHLMKMRLPFHIVIINSGYPFGQGVAYSAHTEKYLLNVRAVNMSAFDEEPQHFLDWLHTQHNYRHIARNILANVYVPRKVYGSYLNAVWQYATTHKRAETVVQIINGKATDIQQQQQEYTITLDNSASLAASFVILATGNTAPRELHTAGKDLPLCMEYFGNPWCADCVANAHQLRNILIAGNGLTMIDTLQGLRENHFTGTVYTISPNGFSLLPHKYNLLVYDKLVEALPATPTLKEVFSLVHQHAKALEKVGIGAHLVIDSLRPHTQQLWQAFSLEEKRKFLKRLSHKWTIFRHRLPLHIFEEVQQLRITQKMITLTGRLTNVQASNEKLQVTFFNNTSKTEEHLIVDRIINCTGPEANICRSANELLRNLSAKGIIKPDPLQLGIAADPQTGAVINLHGETNPGIFTIGGNLKGVLWESTAIPDLRVQARRLAQHLAHITHLVEQTEEPAVPFGKNSIHGSQAAMAVTIL; the protein is encoded by the coding sequence ATGAAAAACACACCCACAATCGCCATAATCGGCGGCGGCTTTTGCGGTATGATGACCGCAGTGCATTTAATGAAAATGCGTTTGCCTTTTCACATTGTGATTATTAACAGCGGCTATCCTTTTGGCCAGGGCGTGGCGTACAGTGCCCATACAGAAAAGTATTTGCTCAATGTACGCGCTGTAAACATGAGCGCATTTGATGAAGAACCACAGCATTTCCTCGACTGGCTGCATACGCAACACAACTATCGCCATATTGCCCGGAATATACTGGCCAACGTATATGTGCCCCGTAAAGTATATGGTAGCTACTTAAACGCGGTATGGCAGTATGCTACTACCCACAAGCGTGCAGAAACAGTTGTACAAATCATCAACGGGAAGGCAACAGACATACAGCAACAGCAACAGGAATATACCATTACGCTGGATAACAGCGCATCGCTGGCTGCTTCGTTTGTTATACTCGCAACAGGCAACACAGCACCACGCGAACTGCATACAGCAGGCAAAGACCTTCCGTTGTGCATGGAATATTTTGGCAATCCGTGGTGTGCAGATTGCGTAGCAAACGCACATCAGCTCCGGAACATTCTTATTGCAGGAAACGGTCTTACAATGATAGATACTTTGCAGGGCCTCAGAGAAAATCATTTTACCGGTACCGTGTATACTATTTCGCCCAACGGTTTTTCGCTGCTGCCACATAAATACAACCTGCTTGTATATGACAAACTGGTAGAGGCATTACCTGCAACGCCTACACTAAAAGAAGTTTTTTCACTTGTACACCAACATGCAAAAGCGCTGGAAAAAGTAGGTATTGGTGCTCACCTGGTTATTGATTCCCTCAGGCCGCATACACAGCAGTTGTGGCAAGCTTTCTCTTTAGAAGAAAAAAGAAAATTCCTGAAACGCCTCAGTCATAAATGGACCATCTTCCGGCATCGTTTGCCGCTGCATATTTTTGAAGAAGTACAGCAACTGCGCATTACACAAAAAATGATCACGCTTACCGGCAGGCTTACAAATGTGCAGGCCAGCAACGAAAAATTACAGGTAACTTTTTTTAATAATACGAGTAAAACCGAAGAACATCTTATCGTAGACCGGATCATTAATTGCACCGGCCCCGAAGCAAACATCTGCAGGTCTGCAAATGAACTGCTCCGCAATCTTTCTGCAAAAGGTATCATCAAACCAGACCCGCTTCAACTGGGTATAGCCGCCGATCCGCAAACCGGCGCAGTTATTAATTTGCACGGTGAAACAAACCCCGGAATATTTACAATTGGCGGCAACCTTAAAGGTGTGCTTTGGGAAAGCACCGCAATTCCAGATCTGCGGGTGCAGGCGCGGCGCCTGGCACAGCACCTGGCACATATTACCCACCTCGTTGAACAAACTGAAGAGCCGGCGGTTCCATTTGGAAAAAACAGCATACATGGTTCACAGGCTGCTATGGCAGTAACAATACTGTAA
- a CDS encoding CTP synthase: protein MAKYIFVTGGVTSSLGKGIIAASLAKLLQSRGFSVTIQKFDPYINVDPGTLNPYEHGECYVTEDGAETDLDLGHYERFLNIFTSQANNVTTGRIYQTVINRERNGDFLGKTVQVIPHITDEIKRRMLKLGKEGKFDIIITEIGGTVGDIESLPFIEAVRQLQWELPEEDVLVIHLTLIPYLRAAKELKTKPTQHSVKMMSENGVHPDIIVCRTEEPLGNDIKRKIAQFCNVKPEAVIEAMDASTIYEVPLTMLREKLDVIAMKKMGIGIFPEPNLNNWKAFLDKLKYPKSKVTIGLIGKYVELQDAYKSILESFVHAGAINEVKIQVVNVHSEFITEQNVAEKLDGLDGLLVAPGFGHRGIEGKIIAVQYARENGLPFFGICLGMQMAVIEFARNVLGLKKAHSTEMDADTQDPVINMMEEQKQIKMMGGTMRLGAYPCDIVEGSLAYNIYGSTKISERHRHRYEFNNQYLEQFESNGMIASGTNPDTGLVEIMEIPSHPFFIGVQYHPELKSTVEKPAPLFVSFIAAVKKYNEQRNAVKNPLLQSEMI from the coding sequence ATGGCAAAGTATATTTTTGTTACAGGCGGTGTAACAAGCAGTTTAGGAAAAGGTATCATTGCGGCTTCTCTCGCAAAGCTGCTACAGTCCAGAGGTTTCAGTGTTACCATTCAAAAATTCGACCCCTACATTAACGTAGATCCCGGTACGCTTAACCCCTACGAACACGGTGAATGTTATGTTACGGAAGATGGTGCAGAAACCGATCTCGATCTCGGGCACTACGAACGCTTCCTGAACATCTTTACCTCGCAGGCCAATAATGTAACAACCGGAAGAATTTACCAGACTGTTATTAACCGTGAAAGAAACGGTGACTTCCTGGGCAAAACCGTACAGGTTATCCCACATATTACCGACGAGATCAAACGCCGCATGCTTAAACTGGGCAAAGAAGGCAAGTTTGATATAATCATTACTGAAATTGGTGGCACCGTGGGCGACATTGAAAGCCTTCCTTTTATTGAGGCTGTGCGCCAGTTGCAGTGGGAGTTACCGGAAGAAGATGTGCTGGTAATTCATCTTACATTAATACCTTATTTGCGTGCTGCCAAGGAGCTCAAAACAAAACCTACGCAACACAGTGTAAAAATGATGAGCGAAAATGGTGTGCATCCTGATATTATTGTTTGCAGAACTGAAGAACCGCTGGGCAACGACATCAAGCGAAAAATTGCACAATTCTGCAATGTAAAACCTGAGGCTGTAATTGAAGCAATGGATGCATCGACCATTTATGAAGTGCCATTGACCATGTTGCGTGAAAAGCTGGACGTTATAGCCATGAAAAAAATGGGTATCGGTATTTTTCCCGAGCCAAACCTCAACAACTGGAAAGCATTTCTCGATAAACTGAAATACCCGAAAAGCAAAGTAACCATAGGCCTTATTGGCAAGTATGTAGAGCTGCAGGATGCCTACAAATCAATACTGGAAAGCTTTGTACACGCCGGTGCCATCAACGAAGTAAAAATACAGGTAGTAAATGTGCACAGCGAATTTATTACCGAACAGAATGTTGCCGAAAAGCTGGATGGACTTGATGGTTTGCTTGTGGCCCCGGGTTTTGGACACCGCGGCATAGAAGGCAAAATAATTGCCGTACAGTATGCACGTGAAAATGGTTTACCATTTTTCGGAATTTGTCTTGGTATGCAAATGGCGGTAATAGAGTTTGCAAGAAATGTGCTGGGTCTTAAAAAAGCGCACTCAACAGAAATGGATGCAGACACGCAGGACCCTGTTATTAACATGATGGAAGAACAGAAGCAGATTAAAATGATGGGCGGAACAATGCGTTTGGGCGCTTACCCCTGCGATATTGTGGAGGGAAGCCTTGCATACAATATTTATGGTTCAACCAAAATAAGTGAGAGACACCGCCACCGCTACGAGTTTAACAACCAGTACCTTGAGCAGTTCGAAAGCAATGGTATGATTGCCAGCGGAACCAATCCTGATACGGGTTTGGTAGAGATCATGGAAATCCCGTCTCACCCGTTTTTTATCGGTGTACAGTATCACCCCGAATTAAAAAGTACGGTTGAAAAACCTGCACCGTTGTTTGTAAGTTTTATTGCCGCTGTAAAAAAATACAATGAGCAACGCAATGCCGTAAAAAATCCTTTGCTGCAAAGTGAAATGATTTAG
- a CDS encoding S9 family peptidase, with translation MNKHVTLLLSCLLCCCTSFAQPPRGIHWTKDGSGYYEADQQGITLHTLPADSKKIIVDNAALTPAGASAALKVRNFFFSEDGKKVLIYTNSKRVWRYDTKGDYWVLDPGTKKLSQVGRNMPSSSLMFAKFSPDASKVAYVSGHNIYVEDVVTGKTIQLTKDGTDRMINGTFDWAYEEEFGCRDGFRWSSDGKSIAYWQIDASKIRNFLMIDNTDSIYSFTIPVEYPKVGESPSACRIGVADITTGKTTWMNVPGGQQQHYIPRMEWAANAGEVILEQLNRKQNEAKIFICEAKTGVAREIYKESDKAWIDIKERWNDGDPSGWEWLNNGKQFLWVSEKDGWRHIYILSRDGKNEQLITRGNYDVITIKAIDDKSGYIYFTASPDNATQEYLYRTRLDGSSEKELLSRSAEKGVHEYKISPNGSFAEHKFSNANFEGFKEWVSLPGHKALDGNDSKYTADKNQRVSFFSVTTDDNVTLDGWVVKPANFDSTKKYPVLFYVYTEPAAQTVTDSWGAGYNFLYTGDMSADGYIYISLDGRGTPAPKGAAWRKAIYRNIGRVNIRDQAMAAKKILQAPYYDTSRVAVWGWSGGASTTLNLLFQYPQIYKTGIAVAAVANQLTYDNIYQERYMGLPQENKEDFINGSPVTHAKNLQGHLLYIHGTGDDNVHYQNAEMLIDELVKYNKQFQLMSYPNRSHGLSEGEGTFTHLATLFTTFLQTWCKPGAR, from the coding sequence ATGAACAAACATGTTACATTATTGCTTTCCTGCCTGTTGTGCTGCTGCACAAGCTTCGCACAGCCGCCCCGCGGTATTCACTGGACAAAAGATGGCTCAGGGTATTATGAAGCCGACCAGCAGGGTATAACGCTGCATACATTGCCTGCAGACAGCAAAAAGATAATTGTTGATAATGCTGCACTTACACCTGCAGGCGCGTCGGCCGCGCTAAAAGTGCGCAACTTTTTTTTCTCGGAGGATGGGAAAAAAGTACTGATCTACACCAACTCAAAACGTGTATGGCGCTATGATACGAAGGGAGATTACTGGGTGCTGGATCCCGGTACTAAGAAACTATCGCAGGTGGGCAGGAACATGCCTTCATCTTCTTTAATGTTTGCAAAATTTTCGCCTGATGCAAGCAAAGTTGCTTATGTAAGCGGGCATAACATTTATGTAGAAGATGTAGTTACCGGTAAAACAATACAGCTTACCAAAGATGGAACAGACCGTATGATCAATGGCACATTCGATTGGGCGTACGAAGAAGAATTTGGCTGCAGGGATGGTTTTCGGTGGAGCTCTGATGGTAAAAGTATTGCTTACTGGCAGATAGATGCATCCAAAATCAGGAATTTCCTGATGATTGATAATACAGACAGCATTTACTCTTTTACAATCCCGGTAGAATATCCAAAGGTTGGGGAAAGCCCCTCTGCATGCAGGATAGGCGTGGCAGATATCACTACCGGCAAAACAACCTGGATGAACGTACCGGGGGGTCAGCAACAACACTATATTCCACGCATGGAGTGGGCAGCAAATGCCGGCGAAGTCATTCTCGAACAATTGAACCGCAAACAGAACGAAGCCAAAATATTTATTTGCGAAGCAAAAACAGGTGTTGCCAGGGAGATTTACAAAGAGTCTGACAAAGCATGGATAGACATTAAAGAAAGGTGGAATGATGGAGATCCATCCGGTTGGGAATGGTTGAATAATGGCAAACAATTCCTGTGGGTAAGCGAAAAAGATGGATGGCGCCATATTTATATCCTAAGCCGCGATGGAAAGAATGAACAACTGATTACCCGGGGCAATTACGATGTTATTACCATCAAAGCAATAGACGATAAAAGCGGGTATATTTATTTTACCGCGTCTCCGGATAATGCTACACAGGAATACCTGTACCGGACCAGGCTGGATGGTAGTTCAGAGAAAGAACTGCTATCCCGCTCTGCCGAAAAAGGTGTACATGAATATAAGATCTCACCAAACGGATCGTTTGCAGAACATAAATTCTCCAATGCCAACTTCGAAGGTTTTAAAGAATGGGTAAGTCTTCCTGGCCACAAAGCACTGGATGGTAACGACAGCAAATACACTGCAGATAAAAACCAGCGTGTGTCATTTTTTTCAGTGACAACAGACGACAATGTAACCCTTGACGGCTGGGTGGTAAAACCCGCAAATTTTGACAGTACGAAAAAGTACCCGGTATTATTTTACGTGTATACAGAACCCGCCGCGCAAACAGTAACAGATTCCTGGGGTGCCGGTTATAACTTTTTGTATACCGGCGACATGTCCGCAGACGGGTATATCTACATAAGCCTTGACGGACGTGGCACACCTGCACCAAAAGGTGCAGCATGGCGCAAAGCTATTTATAGGAATATTGGCCGCGTAAACATCCGTGACCAGGCAATGGCAGCCAAAAAGATATTGCAGGCTCCATACTACGACACCAGCCGCGTTGCGGTATGGGGCTGGAGTGGCGGTGCATCTACCACACTAAACCTGCTGTTTCAATACCCGCAAATCTATAAAACAGGTATTGCTGTGGCCGCTGTTGCAAACCAGCTTACCTACGACAATATTTACCAGGAACGCTACATGGGCCTGCCACAGGAAAATAAAGAGGATTTTATTAATGGTTCTCCTGTTACGCATGCAAAGAACCTGCAGGGTCACCTGCTTTATATACATGGCACCGGCGATGATAATGTGCATTATCAAAATGCTGAAATGCTGATTGATGAACTGGTAAAGTATAATAAGCAGTTCCAGTTGATGAGCTACCCTAACCGCTCACATGGCCTGAGCGAAGGAGAAGGCACCTTCACTCACCTGGCAACGTTGTTTACCACATTCCTTCAAACATGGTGTAAGCCTGGCGCCCGGTAA
- a CDS encoding peptidylprolyl isomerase, with product MKKYSLLLLVAFVFANNSFAQKVVADKIIAQIGDKIVLRSDLTNAIADYKRQGMEEQLPPNAECAFLQGQLIQKTLVIQAEKDSLFVEDDELEALLDNRIRYFISQYGSQDMLEQIAGRTVYEIKEDLRQPFKEKTMAEKMQGKILENVKITPNEVKDYFDKIPKDSLLFYESELEVNQLVVYPKPNKDLEEYVSAQLLDYKRQVESGQKKFDQLAKMYTDDPGSKETGGQYSINRLDKSWDPTFVAAAFKLKEGQISPVIKSKFGLHIIQMVSRAGDDAVVRHILKIPPVTDAEVKIAITKLDSIRNEITKGNITFAAAVTKLSDDENSKFNNGALLANDGSPFLTIDKLDKDAVVALKGLKPGDISRPQSYTDERQRKAVRILFLKSRTEPHRENMKDDYNRISQRALELKKQTVLEKWFKEHIPNYYVTVDKEYTGCASISDWLNVASASR from the coding sequence ATGAAGAAATATTCATTACTACTGCTGGTAGCTTTTGTTTTTGCCAATAACTCCTTTGCACAGAAAGTGGTGGCAGATAAGATCATTGCACAAATCGGCGATAAAATAGTATTAAGATCAGACCTTACCAATGCCATTGCGGACTATAAAAGGCAGGGTATGGAAGAGCAACTGCCACCCAACGCAGAGTGTGCATTCCTGCAGGGCCAGCTTATACAAAAAACGCTTGTTATACAGGCTGAGAAAGATTCATTGTTTGTAGAAGACGATGAGCTGGAAGCACTGCTCGATAACAGGATCCGTTATTTTATTTCACAATATGGTTCGCAGGATATGCTGGAGCAGATTGCAGGCCGTACGGTATATGAAATTAAAGAAGACCTGCGCCAGCCATTCAAGGAAAAGACGATGGCTGAAAAAATGCAGGGTAAAATATTGGAAAATGTAAAGATTACACCTAACGAGGTAAAAGATTACTTTGATAAAATTCCAAAAGACAGCCTGCTGTTTTATGAGAGTGAACTTGAAGTAAACCAGTTGGTAGTATATCCAAAACCAAATAAAGACCTGGAAGAGTATGTATCTGCACAATTACTCGATTACAAAAGGCAGGTAGAAAGCGGGCAGAAAAAATTCGATCAGCTTGCCAAAATGTATACAGACGATCCAGGCAGTAAAGAAACCGGCGGTCAGTACAGCATCAACAGGCTCGATAAATCATGGGATCCTACGTTTGTTGCCGCTGCATTTAAGTTGAAGGAAGGACAGATATCCCCGGTGATCAAATCAAAATTTGGTTTACATATTATTCAGATGGTTAGCCGTGCAGGTGATGATGCGGTTGTAAGACATATTCTCAAAATACCGCCGGTTACAGATGCGGAAGTAAAAATTGCCATTACAAAACTCGATAGTATCAGGAACGAAATCACTAAAGGCAACATCACTTTCGCGGCTGCTGTAACCAAGCTGAGTGATGATGAAAACAGCAAGTTTAACAATGGTGCACTACTGGCCAATGACGGTTCTCCATTTCTTACCATCGATAAGCTGGATAAAGATGCCGTGGTAGCCCTGAAAGGCCTTAAGCCCGGCGATATATCAAGGCCTCAATCTTACACTGACGAAAGACAAAGAAAAGCGGTACGTATATTATTCCTTAAGTCAAGGACCGAGCCTCACAGGGAAAACATGAAAGATGATTATAACAGGATATCACAAAGGGCCCTCGAACTAAAGAAACAGACTGTCCTGGAAAAATGGTTCAAAGAGCACATACCAAATTATTACGTAACGGTAGATAAAGAATATACCGGTTGTGCAAGTATATCAGACTGGTTAAATGTCGCAAGCGCAAGCAGATGA
- a CDS encoding Ig-like domain-containing protein, translating into MKRTFTSVAVLAGLLWLALINITTGCANIIPPTGGPKDSLPPVLISAVPKDSAVNFSGNRINLEFDEYIQLDNNLNDQLIVSPNPEKIPVIEGKLRVVSIRLKDSLRPNTTYSINFGNAIKDVNENNPYRNFTYVFSTGSRLDDGMITGNVKLAETGDVDSQLLVVLHRNLNDTAVKKLKSDYYTRLDSSGNFTFRYLPNEKFALYVVPNDYSKKYDDSTKMFAFYDSVVTASQAPSKIQLYAFEEHKLVVKPATPSSGNRSSGNQKEEDKRLRYTTNMENNEQDLLDSLEFTFNRPIAKFDSTLLQLTDTAFKPITGYSIVHADTAGLRFALVRPWKENEFYKLTIQKEAFTDSAGVSLSKADTISFKTKREGQYGSIRLRFVNIDLARNPVLQVVQNKTVIQSVVLTGKEWYQRLIKPGQYDLRILYDNNKNGVWDPGVFETKTQPEIVEKVKRPVTIKANWDNEVDIAM; encoded by the coding sequence ATGAAAAGAACCTTTACATCTGTTGCAGTACTGGCAGGGCTTTTATGGCTTGCATTGATCAATATTACCACCGGGTGCGCCAATATTATTCCGCCCACCGGCGGCCCCAAAGATTCGCTGCCACCGGTATTGATCAGCGCTGTGCCCAAAGACTCGGCAGTAAACTTTAGCGGTAACCGTATTAACCTGGAATTCGACGAATACATACAACTCGATAATAACCTCAACGACCAGTTGATCGTATCTCCCAATCCAGAAAAAATACCTGTGATAGAAGGTAAACTGCGTGTGGTAAGCATCAGGCTAAAAGATTCGCTGAGGCCAAACACCACCTATTCCATCAACTTTGGCAATGCCATAAAAGATGTAAACGAAAACAACCCGTACAGGAACTTTACTTATGTATTTTCTACCGGCAGCAGGCTGGATGATGGCATGATCACCGGCAATGTAAAGCTCGCCGAAACCGGCGATGTGGATTCCCAGTTGCTGGTGGTACTGCACCGCAACCTGAACGATACCGCTGTAAAAAAACTTAAAAGTGATTATTATACCCGGCTTGACAGTAGCGGCAATTTTACATTCCGGTATTTGCCCAATGAAAAGTTTGCGCTGTACGTGGTGCCAAACGATTACTCAAAAAAGTATGATGACAGTACCAAAATGTTTGCTTTTTACGACAGTGTTGTAACGGCATCGCAGGCACCATCAAAGATCCAGCTTTATGCGTTTGAAGAACACAAGCTGGTTGTAAAGCCTGCTACACCATCTTCCGGTAACCGAAGCAGCGGCAACCAGAAAGAAGAAGACAAAAGATTGCGTTACACCACCAATATGGAAAACAACGAGCAGGATTTGCTCGATAGCCTGGAGTTTACATTTAACCGCCCCATTGCCAAATTCGACTCCACACTTCTTCAACTTACCGATACTGCTTTTAAACCAATAACGGGTTATAGCATTGTACATGCCGATACTGCCGGGCTAAGATTTGCCCTCGTACGGCCATGGAAGGAGAACGAATTTTACAAACTCACCATACAGAAAGAAGCGTTTACAGACAGCGCCGGCGTAAGTCTTTCCAAAGCAGATACCATAAGTTTCAAAACAAAACGGGAAGGCCAGTATGGCAGCATACGCCTGCGGTTCGTAAATATCGACCTTGCCCGAAATCCGGTACTACAGGTGGTGCAGAATAAGACCGTAATACAATCGGTCGTATTAACCGGCAAAGAATGGTATCAGCGCCTCATAAAACCGGGGCAGTACGATTTACGCATACTTTACGATAACAATAAAAATGGCGTTTGGGATCCCGGTGTTTTCGAAACCAAAACGCAACCCGAGATTGTTGAAAAAGTAAAAAGGCCCGTTACCATAAAAGCAAACTGGGACAACGAGGTAGACATTGCCATGTAA
- a CDS encoding dienelactone hydrolase family protein, whose translation MKKIVSVLLVLTCITAVHAQMNMSCCLPSATEKYALNASDKDFVAAHLSPLPYTYAGAGSDITYKATDGTDAHAWMIKADKQTDYYMFVIHEWWGLNDYIKKEAEKFANDLGVNVIALDLYDKQVAANPQDAAKIMQTVKTARAMAIIKGAYEYAGANAKVFTIGWCFGGGWSLQTAIEGGKQAVGCIMYYGQPEEDAARLKTINCDVIGFFGNKDTHPSPAMVDKFEQTAKAAGVKLMVNRYDATHAFANPSNPNFDKDATADAYAKVKEFVMARMK comes from the coding sequence ATGAAAAAGATTGTGTCCGTACTGCTGGTATTAACGTGTATTACAGCCGTTCATGCGCAAATGAACATGAGTTGCTGTTTGCCTTCGGCTACAGAAAAATATGCACTCAATGCCAGCGACAAAGATTTTGTAGCTGCGCATCTTTCCCCGCTGCCATATACTTATGCCGGTGCCGGCAGCGATATTACCTATAAAGCCACCGATGGTACAGATGCACATGCGTGGATGATAAAAGCAGACAAGCAAACCGATTATTACATGTTTGTTATTCACGAATGGTGGGGCTTAAATGATTATATTAAAAAAGAGGCAGAAAAATTTGCCAATGACCTGGGTGTGAACGTCATTGCCCTTGACCTGTACGACAAGCAGGTTGCTGCTAACCCGCAGGATGCGGCCAAAATAATGCAGACCGTAAAAACAGCGAGAGCAATGGCCATTATAAAAGGCGCATACGAATATGCAGGTGCCAACGCCAAAGTATTTACGATCGGCTGGTGTTTTGGTGGCGGCTGGAGTTTACAAACTGCTATTGAAGGCGGAAAGCAGGCCGTAGGCTGTATTATGTATTATGGCCAGCCGGAAGAAGATGCCGCCCGTTTAAAAACCATTAACTGTGATGTTATTGGTTTTTTTGGCAACAAAGACACACATCCCAGCCCCGCAATGGTTGACAAGTTTGAACAAACCGCCAAAGCGGCCGGCGTAAAACTTATGGTGAACAGGTACGATGCCACCCATGCATTTGCCAACCCGAGTAATCCAAATTTTGATAAAGACGCTACTGCCGACGCTTATGCCAAAGTGAAAGAATTTGTAATGGCGAGAATGAAATAG